One genomic window of Evansella cellulosilytica DSM 2522 includes the following:
- a CDS encoding cobalamin B12-binding domain-containing protein, protein MTIKSSSEFAKVLLEGDQWEALKILHAWQECKSRFNIYNELITPAMYTVGELWEKNEITVADEHLATAVCDFVITQTEQQFKFEKNNDLRKALFPSIVKEHHYLGLKMVSILFNEWNWDVRFLQSPLPIEHLIIYVNKWKPDLIGLSFSNVTQIEVLKQYLEQLHSHVCYNPEIIIGGRLIGKYDFTSLILNDNMRLIPNLYDLQSLYKNNG, encoded by the coding sequence TTGACGATAAAATCCTCTTCTGAATTTGCAAAAGTTCTTTTGGAAGGTGATCAATGGGAAGCATTAAAAATATTACATGCGTGGCAAGAATGTAAATCGAGGTTTAACATTTATAATGAATTAATTACTCCTGCAATGTACACGGTCGGAGAATTGTGGGAAAAGAATGAAATAACAGTTGCTGATGAGCACTTAGCTACTGCAGTGTGTGATTTCGTCATCACACAGACGGAACAACAATTTAAATTTGAAAAAAATAATGATCTACGAAAAGCGTTATTTCCTTCCATTGTTAAAGAACACCATTATTTAGGCTTAAAAATGGTATCTATCCTTTTTAACGAATGGAACTGGGACGTAAGGTTTTTGCAATCGCCGCTCCCAATAGAACATCTCATCATATATGTTAATAAATGGAAGCCAGATTTAATAGGCTTATCATTTTCAAATGTTACGCAAATAGAAGTACTAAAACAATACTTAGAACAATTACATAGTCATGTTTGCTATAACCCGGAAATCATTATCGGTGGTAGATTAATAGGCAAATATGACTTTACATCTCTTATCTTAAATGACAATATGAGATTAATTCCAAACTTATATGATTTACAAAGCTTGTATAAAAATAATGGCTAA
- a CDS encoding L-lactate MFS transporter, giving the protein MDKTKNRWLIALSAVGIHISIGSVYAWSVFTTPIVSEFGWSLTDVQLTFSIAILFLGLSAAFLGHFVEKYGPRKAGILSAIFFGIGIAGSGLAINLENIYLLYIFYGVFGGIGLGVGYITPVSTLVKWFPDRRGLATGLAIMGFGFAAMISSPVMERLIGSVGLAETFFVLGAIYFVVILASAQYLEPPKQGWAPKGFKENADNSSKQVKKDLAQLTANEAIKTKRFWYLWIMLFINITCGIAIISVASPLAVETVGITTVAAAAIVGLLGVFNGGGRIAWASLSDYIGRPNTYTAFFLIQIVAYLLLPSISHVLLFQVVLFVAITCYGGGFASIPAYIGDLFGTKQLSAIHGYMLTAWAAAGLVGPILTAWLRESTGSYQSLMYIFVGMFTVAFIVSILVRFDIKKIKEQQEAVQAKDGLAS; this is encoded by the coding sequence ATGGACAAAACAAAAAACCGCTGGCTAATTGCACTATCAGCAGTTGGTATCCACATTTCAATCGGTTCAGTGTATGCTTGGAGCGTTTTTACAACACCTATCGTGAGTGAATTTGGTTGGAGCTTAACAGATGTACAGCTAACTTTTAGTATTGCTATTTTATTTTTAGGATTATCTGCTGCATTTCTTGGACATTTTGTAGAAAAATATGGTCCTAGAAAAGCTGGAATTTTATCTGCTATATTCTTTGGAATTGGTATTGCTGGATCTGGTTTGGCGATAAATTTAGAAAATATTTATTTACTATATATCTTTTATGGTGTTTTCGGTGGGATAGGATTAGGTGTTGGATATATTACACCTGTTTCGACACTCGTAAAATGGTTTCCAGACCGTAGAGGACTTGCTACTGGGCTCGCTATTATGGGATTTGGTTTTGCCGCAATGATTAGTAGCCCTGTTATGGAAAGATTAATCGGTTCAGTTGGTTTAGCAGAAACATTCTTCGTTTTAGGTGCAATTTACTTTGTCGTTATACTTGCATCAGCGCAATATTTAGAGCCCCCTAAGCAAGGCTGGGCACCAAAAGGCTTCAAAGAAAACGCTGATAATAGCAGCAAACAAGTGAAAAAAGATTTAGCACAGCTTACCGCTAACGAAGCAATTAAAACGAAGCGTTTCTGGTACTTATGGATCATGTTATTTATTAATATTACGTGCGGTATTGCAATTATATCGGTTGCTTCTCCATTAGCAGTTGAAACTGTTGGTATTACTACAGTTGCTGCAGCTGCTATCGTTGGTTTATTAGGTGTATTTAATGGTGGTGGACGTATCGCGTGGGCATCATTATCTGATTATATCGGTAGACCAAATACGTATACTGCATTTTTCTTAATACAAATCGTAGCATACTTGTTATTACCTAGTATTTCTCATGTATTATTATTCCAAGTAGTTTTATTCGTCGCTATAACTTGTTATGGTGGTGGGTTTGCTTCTATTCCAGCATACATTGGGGACTTATTCGGTACAAAGCAATTAAGTGCTATTCACGGCTATATGTTAACGGCTTGGGCTGCTGCTGGACTAGTTGGACCAATATTAACAGCTTGGCTACGTGAATCTACAGGAAGTTATCAAAGCTTAATGTACATTTTCGTTGGTATGTTTACTGTTGCTTTTATCGTATCGATACTTGTACGTTTTGATATTAAAAAGATTAAAGAGCAGCAAGAAGCTGTTCAAGCAAAAGATGGTTTAGCAAGCTAA
- a CDS encoding IS1182 family transposase: protein MSIVRQESLFSMQILFDLEPTQRYDEIFSAIDIHPILTIVVKRSNLGRPVELNYPAMIQALVVRLVERIPEMQLLVERLNTDLKFKLDCGFLISDPVPSEASFSRMITKIKDTDILEEVNSQIITDAINEEYITDPNIAIDSGHFEARDQAPSKKEEKPKSEPKKRGRKSKAEHEQWLKEKEAKEASLSIFEKKIEDQLDVSYDELHDQMPLHPTWGVKKNSEGKNVFWFGYKGHLAVDTKTQFILHSMISSGRLNDGKAAIPLLKGIERNFSELRMIYALMDAGYDYDAIYEQVHRMKGYSIIAYNKKNESEPIGFDENFAPTCVREHSYRYDSFDKKYQTLKYTRPKECRDCPLAEDTLCQKVYKIKIESDLRRYSAPARGSVAWKDRFKERSSVERVIGYLKEFFQLNNVRYRTGKRAKVHFDLVTMVYNGMKLASMRLAQKQYSMNSVAA, encoded by the coding sequence ATGTCTATTGTACGACAAGAGAGCCTTTTTAGCATGCAAATTTTATTTGACTTAGAACCTACCCAACGTTATGATGAGATTTTTTCAGCGATTGATATTCATCCCATCCTCACTATCGTAGTGAAAAGATCTAATTTAGGTAGACCTGTAGAATTAAACTATCCTGCAATGATTCAAGCACTCGTGGTGAGGCTTGTTGAGAGAATTCCCGAGATGCAACTCCTAGTTGAACGTTTAAACACCGACCTTAAGTTTAAGCTGGACTGTGGCTTTTTGATATCTGATCCAGTCCCTTCTGAAGCTTCATTTTCAAGGATGATTACAAAAATTAAAGATACAGACATTCTTGAAGAGGTAAACTCTCAAATAATAACTGATGCAATCAACGAAGAATATATTACAGATCCTAATATTGCGATTGACTCTGGTCACTTCGAGGCGAGAGATCAGGCTCCTTCAAAAAAAGAAGAGAAACCAAAGTCTGAGCCAAAGAAACGTGGGCGTAAATCAAAGGCCGAACATGAACAATGGTTAAAAGAGAAAGAAGCTAAGGAAGCATCCTTGTCTATTTTTGAAAAGAAAATTGAAGATCAACTAGACGTTTCTTACGATGAACTTCATGATCAAATGCCACTTCATCCTACATGGGGCGTGAAGAAAAATAGTGAAGGGAAAAATGTGTTTTGGTTTGGTTATAAAGGTCATTTAGCTGTTGATACCAAAACTCAGTTTATTCTTCATTCAATGATTTCCTCAGGTAGGCTAAACGATGGTAAAGCTGCTATACCTTTATTAAAAGGAATAGAGAGAAACTTTTCGGAACTTAGGATGATCTATGCACTAATGGATGCAGGATATGATTACGATGCAATCTATGAACAAGTCCATCGAATGAAAGGATATTCCATCATTGCTTATAACAAAAAAAATGAATCAGAGCCAATTGGGTTTGATGAAAATTTCGCTCCAACGTGTGTAAGGGAACATTCCTATCGATACGATAGCTTTGATAAAAAATACCAAACCTTAAAATACACACGTCCAAAAGAGTGTAGGGATTGTCCTCTAGCTGAAGATACATTATGCCAAAAGGTCTACAAGATAAAAATAGAGTCGGATTTACGCCGGTACAGTGCACCCGCACGCGGTTCAGTTGCCTGGAAAGATAGATTTAAGGAACGGAGTTCCGTTGAAAGGGTCATTGGATACCTAAAAGAATTCTTTCAGTTGAACAATGTAAGATATCGAACAGGAAAACGAGCTAAAGTCCATTTTGATTTGGTTACCATGGTGTACAATGGAATGAAATTAGCTAGCATGAGACTTGCTCAAAAACAATATTCAATGAATTCAGTAGCAGCTTAA
- a CDS encoding transposase — protein sequence MKLIQLNEFHKSRPRIPEIQLLVVRLNTNIRFKVNCGFLISDPVPSEASFSRMITKIKDTNVLEEINSQIVLGAINEKFITDPNIAIDSGHFEARDKVPSNKEEKPTSEPKCILI from the coding sequence ATGAAATTGATTCAGTTGAATGAATTTCATAAATCTCGCCCTAGAATTCCTGAAATACAACTCCTAGTTGTTCGATTAAATACGAATATTAGGTTTAAGGTAAACTGTGGTTTCTTGATATCTGATCCAGTTCCTTCCGAAGCATCGTTCTCAAGGATGATTACAAAGATTAAGGATACAAACGTACTTGAAGAGATTAACTCTCAAATTGTGCTTGGTGCGATCAATGAAAAATTTATAACGGATCCCAATATTGCCATTGATTCAGGTCATTTTGAAGCGAGAGATAAAGTCCCTTCTAATAAAGAAGAGAAACCAACGTCTGAGCCAAAGTGCATTTTGATTTAG
- a CDS encoding DUF1360 domain-containing protein, translated as MLILASYRFTHLIVFDKITEFIRNPFMEEKLVTDSSGHTKRKKLPTSKFGYLLNCYWCAGVWSAIILGGGYLLFPDVFLIIIFVFSIAGAQAIIETFVGVGTKAIHALDKYGDK; from the coding sequence ATGTTAATATTAGCTAGCTATCGATTCACCCACCTCATCGTATTTGATAAAATAACAGAGTTTATTCGGAATCCATTTATGGAAGAAAAACTTGTCACTGATAGCTCAGGACATACGAAACGAAAGAAGTTACCAACTTCTAAGTTTGGATATTTACTTAATTGCTACTGGTGTGCTGGAGTATGGAGTGCCATCATCCTCGGTGGAGGTTATTTGTTATTTCCTGATGTATTCCTTATTATCATTTTCGTTTTTTCTATTGCAGGAGCACAAGCTATTATAGAGACATTTGTCGGTGTTGGGACAAAAGCGATCCATGCTTTAGATAAATATGGAGATAAATGA
- a CDS encoding C40 family peptidase → MNKQKKSSFRSKVVSLFVLIFVFNALVVGQASAYEQVPTAGVAVNGEMVDGIDPIKLNGEYYVPLINMAKILGYNHIQFESNTKTYEMTDGSTVVRTTMGGTRARRGDEFMNIDAPRWLNETAYVSLDAASALFNSYIYFKAENGSVQVEKPAQKYEVHAGDSLWRIAQAHHTTIQAIKDANNLTSNIIYPGQLLKLPARDKVKETEPVKEKQPVEVKDPAPTKDIRTQILNEAQQYIGAGYKFGATLNEAPNLFDCSSYTQFVFGNLGIQLPRTSREQAQLGTTVSLNNLQPGDLVFFTNHDLYSDGRVGHLGIYMGNGDMIHASSSRGVHIATNFMDINYWKNNYVFSKRIID, encoded by the coding sequence ATGAATAAACAAAAGAAAAGTAGCTTTCGGTCAAAAGTCGTTAGCTTATTTGTGCTTATTTTCGTTTTTAATGCATTAGTTGTAGGACAAGCTTCAGCTTATGAACAAGTACCTACAGCAGGAGTTGCAGTAAATGGGGAAATGGTTGATGGGATCGATCCTATCAAACTAAATGGAGAATATTATGTACCTTTAATAAATATGGCAAAAATTCTTGGCTATAACCATATTCAATTTGAAAGTAATACAAAGACATATGAAATGACGGATGGATCGACTGTTGTTCGTACTACTATGGGAGGTACGCGAGCTAGAAGAGGAGATGAATTTATGAATATTGATGCTCCTCGTTGGTTAAATGAAACAGCCTACGTATCTCTAGATGCTGCTAGTGCTTTATTCAACTCGTATATTTACTTTAAAGCAGAAAATGGATCTGTCCAGGTTGAAAAGCCAGCGCAAAAGTACGAAGTACATGCTGGTGATAGCTTATGGAGAATTGCACAAGCACATCATACGACTATACAAGCGATCAAAGATGCAAATAACTTAACATCAAACATCATTTATCCTGGTCAGCTTTTAAAACTGCCAGCACGTGACAAAGTGAAAGAAACCGAGCCTGTCAAAGAAAAGCAACCGGTAGAAGTAAAAGACCCAGCACCTACAAAAGATATTCGAACCCAAATTTTAAATGAAGCGCAACAATATATAGGAGCTGGCTATAAATTTGGCGCAACATTAAATGAGGCACCAAACTTATTCGATTGTTCCTCTTATACACAATTTGTTTTCGGTAACCTAGGCATACAGCTACCTAGAACATCAAGAGAACAAGCTCAGTTAGGTACAACAGTATCGCTAAATAATTTACAACCAGGTGATTTAGTATTCTTTACAAATCATGACTTATATTCAGACGGACGTGTTGGACATTTAGGAATTTATATGGGTAATGGAGATATGATTCACGCTTCCTCTTCAAGAGGGGTCCATATTGCTACTAATTTTATGGATATTAATTACTGGAAAAATAATTATGTATTTTCTAAGCGAATCATTGATTAA
- a CDS encoding ATP-binding protein, whose amino-acid sequence MKIKTKLLLGFASIITIVLFIGVYVLFSLNEQRNELTNIVNENYERVSYANDIKFLNESIATNLREMLLFEETVEESILYDIKQSRSGISVAFDSLRDITTNEETRSNISHLSILNEQYDTRINDMISLYNNGDTQEAIALLEKNNELRAELIAGILELNENEELTMQEAIAQSDEAYERSLIILSSLLAISIIIVSSISVSVIKSVNKSIHKVRSVMTAVSTNSKEKLPRIQVKNNDEIADIANAYNDMAASLEQSTENEKKLNQSLIEDNWIKTSYAQLAEDLQGYHEVHKFGETFLRHLAPLVKATYGVFYLIEDGKYLYKQAAYATDNTDIGKERIAIGQGLAGQCAADKTVMVVDPVPDGYATTESGIGQASTRALVILPIVFEKRVIGVLELAKFESFTQLQMNLLEQVCNSLGTSIQQILDHIKISDLLTESQTTTEELQTQSEELQQQQEELRMINEKLHEQYKESDQKTKELEKIKEDLEEKNKSIQLSSRYKSEFLANMSHELRTPLNSILILSQMLSENANGNLSKKQIEHAETIYSSGKDLLDLINDILDLSKIESGKVEVYPEELFIEDMRAFVERQFHPIAEQKGLQFNCYIHQETPSILYTDDQRLKQILKNLLSNAFKFTAQGTVRFEVHPSYSESTKVVFSIIDTGIGIPPEKQESVFEAFHQGDGTTTREYGGTGLGLSISRELANLLGGRIEVVSEDGKGSTFSLYLPDYDKMSDADFVIAESEVASTNEDIVTITNPEIVEKVPSIVGEENVEKTKAVLENKVVLIVDDDMRNVFALTAALESQNMEVVFAENGSDAIEMLEGNKTIDIVLMDIMMPVMDGYEAMKAIRTYEQFKELPIIALTAKAMKNDREKCIQAGASDYISKPVDMEQLLSLMKVWLYEDRKRG is encoded by the coding sequence ATGAAAATTAAAACAAAGTTACTATTAGGTTTTGCCTCGATTATTACAATCGTTTTATTTATTGGGGTTTACGTCCTATTCTCGCTTAACGAACAGCGGAACGAACTAACAAATATTGTAAACGAGAATTATGAAAGAGTAAGCTACGCCAATGATATAAAGTTTTTAAACGAAAGTATTGCTACTAATTTGAGGGAAATGCTTTTGTTTGAAGAAACCGTTGAAGAAAGTATTCTCTACGATATTAAGCAGAGTCGCTCTGGAATTTCGGTTGCCTTTGATAGCTTACGAGATATTACTACAAATGAGGAAACGAGAAGCAATATTTCTCATTTATCAATATTAAACGAGCAATATGATACTCGAATTAACGATATGATCTCGTTATATAATAATGGAGATACACAAGAAGCGATTGCACTGTTAGAAAAGAACAATGAACTAAGAGCAGAATTAATAGCCGGTATTTTGGAATTGAATGAAAATGAAGAACTAACGATGCAAGAGGCGATTGCACAATCTGATGAAGCATACGAGCGTTCTCTCATAATATTATCTAGCTTGCTTGCGATTAGTATTATTATCGTATCTAGCATTTCAGTTTCCGTTATAAAAAGTGTTAATAAAAGCATACATAAAGTGCGTAGCGTGATGACAGCTGTTTCGACTAACTCAAAAGAGAAGCTTCCTCGTATTCAAGTAAAAAATAACGATGAAATAGCTGATATAGCAAACGCCTATAACGATATGGCAGCATCTCTTGAACAATCAACAGAAAACGAAAAGAAATTGAACCAATCATTGATTGAGGATAACTGGATTAAGACAAGCTATGCGCAATTAGCAGAAGATTTACAAGGATATCATGAAGTACATAAATTTGGTGAGACATTTTTACGACATTTAGCTCCACTAGTAAAGGCAACATATGGTGTCTTTTACTTAATAGAGGACGGCAAGTACTTATATAAACAAGCAGCATATGCTACTGACAATACTGATATTGGAAAAGAAAGAATTGCCATAGGTCAAGGATTAGCCGGACAATGTGCTGCTGATAAAACGGTAATGGTAGTAGATCCTGTACCAGACGGCTATGCAACGACAGAATCTGGTATTGGACAAGCTTCAACAAGAGCTCTCGTTATACTACCGATTGTATTTGAAAAACGCGTCATTGGTGTTTTAGAGCTTGCTAAATTTGAATCATTTACACAGTTGCAAATGAACCTTTTAGAACAAGTGTGCAATTCTCTAGGAACAAGTATTCAGCAAATATTAGATCATATAAAAATAAGTGATCTATTAACGGAATCGCAAACAACTACAGAGGAGCTACAAACACAATCAGAGGAGTTGCAGCAACAGCAAGAAGAATTAAGAATGATTAATGAGAAGCTTCATGAACAATATAAGGAATCTGATCAAAAAACGAAAGAATTAGAAAAAATAAAGGAAGATTTAGAAGAAAAAAATAAGAGTATACAACTTAGCTCGAGATATAAATCAGAGTTTTTAGCAAATATGTCACATGAGCTTCGAACACCTTTAAACAGTATATTAATTTTGTCACAAATGCTTAGCGAAAATGCGAATGGCAATTTATCAAAAAAGCAAATTGAACATGCAGAAACAATATATTCTTCTGGGAAAGATTTGTTAGATTTAATTAACGATATATTAGATTTATCCAAAATTGAATCTGGGAAAGTGGAAGTTTATCCTGAAGAATTATTTATAGAAGACATGAGAGCTTTCGTGGAAAGACAATTCCATCCTATTGCGGAACAGAAGGGGCTACAATTTAATTGTTATATTCACCAAGAAACGCCATCCATCTTATATACAGATGATCAACGGCTTAAACAAATATTGAAAAACTTGTTAAGTAACGCTTTCAAATTTACTGCACAAGGAACGGTGAGGTTTGAAGTGCATCCTAGTTATAGTGAGTCTACTAAAGTTGTATTTTCTATTATTGATACTGGCATAGGCATTCCGCCGGAGAAGCAAGAAAGTGTTTTCGAAGCATTCCATCAAGGAGATGGTACGACTACAAGAGAATATGGCGGTACAGGACTAGGGCTATCAATTAGTAGAGAGCTAGCAAATTTATTAGGGGGAAGAATCGAGGTAGTGAGTGAGGATGGTAAAGGCAGTACATTCTCCTTGTATCTGCCAGACTATGATAAAATGTCCGATGCTGATTTTGTCATTGCTGAGTCTGAGGTTGCTTCAACTAACGAAGATATAGTCACAATTACTAATCCTGAAATAGTTGAAAAAGTACCATCAATAGTAGGAGAAGAGAACGTCGAAAAGACGAAAGCAGTTTTAGAAAATAAAGTAGTTTTAATTGTAGACGATGATATGCGAAATGTTTTCGCCTTAACAGCAGCCCTTGAATCACAAAACATGGAAGTAGTTTTTGCTGAAAATGGAAGTGATGCAATTGAGATGTTAGAGGGCAACAAAACAATAGACATTGTATTAATGGATATTATGATGCCCGTGATGGATGGCTATGAAGCGATGAAAGCAATTCGAACATACGAACAATTTAAAGAACTGCCTATTATAGCCTTAACAGCAAAAGCGATGAAAAATGATCGAGAAAAATGTATTCAAGCTGGTGCATCCGACTATATAAGCAAGCCAGTTGATATGGAACAGCTACTATCTTTAATGAAAGTGTGGCTCTATGAGGATAGAAAAAGGGGCTGA
- a CDS encoding CheR family methyltransferase: MLNNNSDEQINAIEEVETKLLLEGIYQHYGYDFRNYSYSSINRRIKHRVNVEEVNTISELQAKVLYDPKVMNRLLGDFSINVTEMFRDPSFFKLFRDLVIPKLAKLPVIRIWHAGCSTGEEVYSMAILLYETGLYKRARIYATDMNEDILEKASLGKIPLDYMQKYTKNYQQAGGEKEFSEYYTVHHDHVAIRSMLKENLVFAHHNLVTDHSFNEFHVILCRNVLIYFNNQLKTRVYQLFNQSLSENGIICFGNKETITDHTALSFFNELDSSEKIYVKTTKEKTKT; the protein is encoded by the coding sequence ATGCTCAACAATAATTCAGATGAACAAATTAATGCCATCGAAGAAGTCGAGACAAAGCTTCTATTAGAAGGTATCTACCAGCATTACGGTTATGATTTTCGGAATTATTCTTACTCTTCGATAAACCGTAGGATAAAGCATCGGGTTAACGTAGAAGAGGTGAATACGATTTCTGAGCTTCAAGCAAAAGTACTGTATGATCCTAAAGTAATGAATAGGCTTTTAGGAGATTTTTCGATTAATGTAACAGAAATGTTCCGCGATCCAAGTTTCTTTAAATTATTTAGAGATTTGGTTATTCCTAAGCTTGCAAAATTGCCGGTTATTCGTATTTGGCACGCTGGCTGTTCTACAGGGGAGGAGGTTTACTCTATGGCCATCCTCCTATATGAAACAGGGCTTTATAAAAGGGCTCGCATATATGCTACAGACATGAATGAAGACATTTTAGAAAAAGCTTCCTTAGGGAAAATTCCGTTGGACTATATGCAAAAGTATACAAAAAACTACCAACAAGCAGGGGGCGAAAAAGAGTTTTCTGAGTACTATACTGTTCATCATGACCATGTCGCGATTCGTTCGATGTTGAAAGAAAATTTAGTTTTTGCACATCATAATTTAGTTACTGATCATTCTTTTAATGAATTCCATGTCATCTTGTGTAGAAATGTTTTGATATATTTTAATAATCAGCTAAAGACGAGGGTATATCAGCTTTTTAATCAAAGTTTAAGTGAAAATGGTATTATATGCTTTGGTAATAAAGAAACAATAACCGATCATACTGCGTTATCTTTCTTTAATGAACTAGATTCAAGTGAAAAAATCTATGTGAAAACTACAAAGGAAAAAACTAAAACTTAG
- a CDS encoding response regulator, whose protein sequence is MKNSDNVKILMVDDRPENLIALKAVLESENYELFSVKSGEEALKYVLKHDFAVILLDVQMPGLNGFETAEIIKKREQSRHVPIIFITAISKANEHVSKGYSKGAIDYLFKPFNPHILKSKVKALVDIYKKQKEIENDRNELEKKTTQLNNDYKNLEHIIADKTNELVMTNKELQASQEHFRKIFQSSPNLMAIRSKEDQRYLNVNKSWTQFTGYDLREVEGKTGDFLHILPNCENMEKVNSPLDLDEGNYNVTITYKTKHNEVREGFLSTESTIINGEACVISVITDVTENIKLEKEISRLDRLNLVGEMAAGIAHEIRNPMTTVLGFLQLSKSEQHKTSPTNDYINLMIEELNRANGIITEYLSLAKDKISHKKVQDLNTVVRALTPLLQAEALMENKNVKLNLSDCPHVYIDEKEIRQLILNIGMNGLEAMEETGVLTIKTYTENEEIVLEIEDEGAGIKEEIISDIGTPFFTTKENGTGLGLAICYSVAQRHSANIDIESNKDGTTFLIRFPKSSVLEVIS, encoded by the coding sequence ATGAAGAATAGTGATAATGTAAAAATTTTAATGGTTGATGACCGACCTGAAAACTTAATAGCTTTAAAAGCAGTGCTAGAATCGGAAAATTATGAGCTTTTCTCTGTAAAGTCTGGTGAAGAAGCTTTAAAATACGTCTTAAAACATGATTTTGCCGTCATTTTATTAGATGTTCAAATGCCTGGATTAAATGGATTTGAAACTGCAGAAATAATAAAAAAACGAGAACAATCAAGGCATGTACCTATTATTTTTATTACTGCAATTAGTAAAGCAAATGAACATGTTTCAAAAGGTTACTCAAAAGGTGCCATAGATTATTTATTTAAACCATTTAATCCACATATTCTTAAAAGTAAAGTGAAAGCATTAGTTGATATATACAAAAAACAAAAAGAAATTGAAAATGATAGAAATGAATTAGAAAAGAAAACGACGCAATTAAATAACGATTATAAAAATTTAGAACATATTATCGCTGACAAAACGAATGAGCTTGTCATGACGAATAAAGAGCTGCAAGCTTCTCAAGAGCATTTTCGTAAGATTTTTCAATCGAGTCCTAATTTAATGGCTATACGTTCCAAAGAAGACCAACGTTATCTGAATGTGAATAAGAGTTGGACACAATTTACGGGGTACGACTTACGAGAAGTAGAAGGAAAAACAGGGGATTTCCTCCACATTTTACCTAATTGTGAAAATATGGAGAAAGTAAATAGCCCCTTAGACTTAGATGAAGGCAACTATAACGTTACAATTACATATAAGACAAAACATAATGAGGTACGCGAAGGTTTTTTATCGACGGAGTCGACAATTATTAATGGCGAAGCGTGTGTTATAAGTGTCATTACAGATGTAACTGAGAATATAAAGCTAGAAAAAGAAATATCTAGATTAGATAGATTAAATTTAGTAGGTGAAATGGCGGCAGGGATTGCGCATGAAATTAGAAATCCGATGACTACTGTACTTGGCTTTTTACAACTATCTAAAAGTGAACAACATAAAACATCTCCAACAAATGATTACATTAATTTAATGATAGAGGAATTAAATAGGGCAAATGGTATTATTACCGAATATTTATCATTAGCAAAAGACAAGATTTCACATAAAAAGGTACAAGACTTAAATACTGTTGTTCGTGCCCTGACCCCTTTACTCCAAGCAGAAGCATTAATGGAAAATAAAAACGTCAAGCTGAACTTGTCAGATTGTCCACACGTATATATTGACGAAAAAGAAATTAGGCAATTAATACTTAACATCGGCATGAATGGTTTGGAGGCAATGGAGGAAACAGGGGTTCTAACAATAAAGACATACACTGAAAATGAAGAGATAGTATTAGAAATTGAAGATGAAGGTGCCGGAATTAAAGAAGAAATTATAAGTGATATTGGGACGCCATTTTTTACGACGAAAGAAAATGGTACTGGATTAGGCTTAGCGATATGCTATAGTGTAGCACAAAGACATTCAGCAAATATAGATATAGAATCCAATAAAGATGGTACGACGTTTCTCATTAGATTTCCAAAATCATCAGTTTTAGAAGTGATTTCATAG